From a region of the Hemibagrus wyckioides isolate EC202008001 linkage group LG06, SWU_Hwy_1.0, whole genome shotgun sequence genome:
- the si:ch211-214p13.7 gene encoding uncharacterized protein si:ch211-214p13.7: MGNNSCLMGRKDKHQDGGQREQPKEDVLYATIDHANEKIAGQPKKTGRKNSMDSDCDYAEVKLPTETKRKTDNSDDCADDYVLMS; the protein is encoded by the exons ATGGGAAATAACTCATGCTTAATGGGAAG AAAAGACAAACATCAAGACGGCGG acagagagaacagccTAAGGAGGATGTTCTCTATGCCACCATCGATCATGCAAATGAAAAGATAGCGGGCCAGCCCAAAAAGACTGGCAGAAAAAACTCCATGGACAGTGACTGTGATTATGCTGAAGTCAAGCTTCCCActgagacaaaaagaaaaacggaTAACAGCGATGACTGTGCAGACGACTATGTCCTGATGAGCTGA